A stretch of the Tannerella serpentiformis genome encodes the following:
- a CDS encoding Ig-like domain-containing protein: MKKITIQLLAVAGAMALFTSEARAQATVQLNSHETIQLIYGQKDSVKATISAPGEVLSWSTNPASAYVAKSAADSTWGVITAPSGTNYEGWVVISYGAAKDSVKLQINHAVDSVSFGAVSRDTTMGIGTTKTLTASVFPNNALQEVLYSSSNSAVAEVQTVGLQGIITAKAVGTARITVSAGKGAGMKTDTFLVKVDNPITGLNFAITTDTIPMQINSELDVQAVATPANADNINTLQWSIVPIAPATPGLVTIASNSGLTVKIQSAATPGIARLTVTSTNGVTANRVIKVLDPIHVTAMTIDKDTVSLPVGKKDTLTARILPAEALNKKVTWTSTNPSFAAVERLTDTTAVVTGKTVGVAMIVGETEDGNFKDTCYIYVRNAVELKAIKLDKQKIRLKLNTTDTLAVAFSPANASDQRVKFLSADTSIATVDANGVIKGLKTGTVYVSVTSLEGGFKDSCEVTVYDPSPNVETAAGVNIWSAENGLRVQSDKARTLAVYSISGALYRKETVVGDRFIALPSGLYIVTLGEVSRKVAIP; encoded by the coding sequence ATGAAGAAGATTACCATCCAACTACTGGCCGTCGCAGGCGCGATGGCCTTGTTCACCAGCGAAGCACGGGCGCAAGCCACGGTGCAGCTGAACAGTCACGAGACGATCCAACTGATCTACGGACAGAAGGACTCCGTCAAAGCCACGATCTCCGCTCCAGGCGAAGTCTTGTCATGGAGCACAAACCCCGCTTCCGCATACGTCGCCAAGTCTGCCGCTGACAGCACATGGGGCGTGATCACTGCCCCCAGTGGAACGAATTACGAAGGATGGGTTGTCATCAGTTATGGCGCGGCCAAAGACTCCGTCAAGCTCCAAATCAACCACGCCGTTGACAGCGTGAGCTTCGGCGCTGTGTCTCGCGACACGACGATGGGTATCGGGACGACAAAGACACTCACCGCCTCCGTCTTCCCCAACAATGCATTGCAGGAAGTGCTTTACTCTTCGTCAAACAGCGCTGTGGCCGAAGTGCAGACCGTAGGATTGCAAGGCATCATCACCGCCAAAGCTGTCGGAACGGCCCGCATCACGGTATCGGCCGGCAAGGGCGCAGGCATGAAGACAGACACCTTCTTGGTGAAAGTCGATAACCCCATCACAGGCCTCAACTTCGCCATCACCACGGACACGATCCCCATGCAGATCAATAGCGAGCTGGACGTTCAGGCCGTGGCTACCCCAGCCAATGCTGACAACATCAACACGCTGCAGTGGTCTATCGTTCCGATCGCACCCGCCACACCGGGCCTCGTGACGATCGCCTCCAACAGCGGCCTTACGGTTAAGATCCAATCCGCTGCCACACCGGGCATAGCCCGCCTAACCGTCACCTCCACCAACGGTGTCACGGCAAACCGCGTCATCAAGGTGCTCGACCCAATCCACGTCACTGCAATGACCATCGATAAGGACACCGTCTCCCTGCCCGTAGGCAAGAAGGACACGCTGACGGCACGCATCCTGCCCGCCGAAGCGCTGAATAAGAAGGTAACGTGGACCTCCACCAACCCCTCTTTCGCCGCTGTGGAGCGACTGACGGACACCACCGCCGTTGTAACAGGAAAGACTGTAGGCGTGGCCATGATCGTCGGTGAGACCGAGGATGGCAACTTCAAGGACACCTGCTACATCTACGTCCGCAATGCCGTCGAACTGAAGGCCATCAAGTTGGACAAGCAGAAGATTCGCCTGAAGCTGAACACCACCGACACCTTGGCCGTAGCCTTCAGCCCGGCCAACGCCTCCGATCAGCGCGTCAAGTTCCTGTCCGCTGACACGTCCATCGCCACCGTCGATGCTAACGGCGTCATCAAGGGCCTCAAGACGGGCACCGTTTACGTGAGCGTGACAAGCCTCGAAGGCGGCTTCAAAGACTCCTGCGAAGTGACCGTTTACGATCCCAGCCCGAACGTTGAGACCGCTGCCGGTGTCAACATCTGGAGCGCCGAGAATGGTCTCCGCGTACAGTCTGACAAGGCCCGCACGCTGGCTGTATACAGCATCTCCGGCGCGCTTTACCGCAAAGAGACCGTCGTAGGCGACCGCTTCATCGCGCTCCCGAGCGGCCTCTACATCGTCACCTTGGGCGAGGTTAGCCGCAAGGTGGCCATCCCTTAA
- a CDS encoding Ig-like domain-containing protein — MSVRKTSFYFCMAILFAIAGAFPYSASAQVQKVQQIVKIEKDTLRMYVGQEDSLRAYAYPSARVFYWDNRVSIPVVASIAPPHSTNPYDSVYIVKAWKPGKTVIVVRVNEVAARCIVVVTPKIYVDSLRLKRDTIRLRTGDTASVMARIFPYNASDKKLGWTTVGGARVLGTTDSVTRVIAAADADTSLLIVGALDESGKRDTCVIITRRIPVERLTLNHDTIRVDINKTDTLRATLLPRNATDQRVKWTVVSGAVKVLPVDSIGQAAELIGATVADTALVVAEAADGRLDSCTVITVDPNTTASVEVDKTTAIRNVDGGVMVHVDRPARLEIYTLTGALAHRESLTPGDRFVPLRRGLYIVAVDRTRRKILVQ, encoded by the coding sequence ATGAGTGTGAGAAAAACCTCCTTTTATTTCTGTATGGCGATCCTCTTTGCGATCGCAGGAGCCTTTCCCTACAGCGCCTCAGCGCAAGTGCAGAAAGTGCAGCAAATCGTCAAGATCGAGAAGGACACCCTGCGGATGTACGTCGGCCAGGAAGATTCCCTCCGCGCCTATGCCTATCCCAGTGCCCGCGTATTCTATTGGGACAATCGCGTCTCCATCCCCGTCGTAGCCTCCATCGCCCCGCCCCATTCGACCAACCCCTACGATTCCGTCTACATCGTCAAGGCTTGGAAGCCGGGCAAGACGGTCATCGTTGTGCGCGTCAATGAGGTGGCAGCCCGCTGTATTGTGGTGGTTACGCCCAAGATCTATGTCGACAGCCTCCGCCTGAAGCGCGACACCATCCGACTGCGCACCGGCGACACGGCCTCCGTCATGGCCCGCATCTTCCCCTACAACGCCTCGGATAAGAAGCTCGGATGGACCACCGTGGGTGGCGCGCGCGTGCTTGGCACTACGGATAGCGTGACCCGCGTCATTGCTGCGGCCGATGCGGACACCAGTCTGCTCATCGTGGGTGCGCTGGACGAATCGGGCAAACGCGACACATGCGTCATCATCACCCGCCGCATCCCCGTGGAGCGTCTGACGCTCAACCACGACACAATCCGAGTGGACATCAATAAAACCGACACACTCCGCGCCACCCTCCTCCCGCGCAATGCGACGGATCAACGAGTAAAGTGGACCGTTGTAAGCGGTGCAGTCAAGGTCCTACCGGTTGACTCTATCGGTCAAGCAGCCGAGCTGATCGGCGCTACCGTGGCCGATACCGCGCTCGTCGTAGCTGAAGCGGCTGACGGCCGACTCGATTCGTGCACCGTGATCACCGTCGATCCGAACACGACGGCCTCCGTCGAAGTGGACAAGACGACGGCCATTCGTAACGTCGATGGTGGCGTGATGGTACACGTCGACCGCCCCGCACGACTCGAGATTTACACCCTGACCGGCGCCCTGGCCCATCGCGAGAGCCTCACGCCGGGCGACCGTTTCGTGCCGCTCCGCCGCGGTCTCTACATTGTCGCCGTAGACCGAACGAGGCGCAAAATCCTTGTTCAATAA
- a CDS encoding thiamine diphosphokinase has translation MDILPDFSGPKNASETDAVILAAGDFPTHPIPLGLLARAAEGRIICCDGAADRLLREGFTPLAVVGDGDSISPEARRRLSDRLHIESEQDTNDLSKAVRYAVSQGMRHLTILGATGRREDHTLGNISLLADYQARGLDVEMWTDYGVFTPATGCQTFASRAGQQVSVFCLDDAPLTLRDVRWPLEGRRITRWWQATLNEALTDRFRIETRGCIIVFRTYAD, from the coding sequence ATGGATATTCTACCTGATTTTTCCGGCCCCAAAAACGCCTCAGAGACGGACGCGGTGATCCTTGCGGCGGGTGATTTCCCTACGCATCCGATCCCGCTGGGGCTACTGGCGAGGGCGGCCGAGGGGCGCATCATCTGCTGCGACGGTGCGGCTGACCGACTGCTGCGCGAGGGCTTCACGCCGTTGGCTGTCGTGGGCGACGGCGACTCGATCTCGCCCGAGGCACGCCGCCGTTTATCCGACCGCCTGCACATAGAATCGGAGCAGGACACGAACGACCTGAGTAAGGCCGTGCGCTACGCTGTCTCTCAAGGGATGCGCCACCTCACGATCCTCGGCGCCACGGGCCGCCGCGAGGACCATACGCTGGGCAACATCAGTCTGCTGGCCGACTATCAGGCGCGTGGGCTGGACGTGGAGATGTGGACCGACTACGGCGTCTTCACCCCCGCCACAGGCTGCCAGACGTTCGCCTCGCGGGCTGGCCAACAGGTCTCCGTCTTCTGTCTGGACGACGCGCCGCTTACCCTCCGCGATGTGCGCTGGCCGCTTGAAGGGCGACGCATCACTCGATGGTGGCAGGCTACGCTCAACGAGGCCCTCACGGATAGGTTCCGCATCGAGACACGGGGCTGCATCATCGTCTTCCGTACCTACGCAGATTGA
- a CDS encoding MFS transporter: MNLKLRLIIMNFLQFAVWGTYLTSMSRYLGPAGMGEHIGLFYSVQGLVSIFMPTLFGILADRYVPAQRMLALCHLASGLFMAAAGAYGLSAGPSVAFGTFFALYTLGVAFYMPTLALSYSVAYSLLEQGGYDTVRDFPPIRIFGTIGFICSMWAVDLTGFQTSAMQFVICGALGTLLAHYAFTLPHIPVSRSMERKSFVEALGLNAFRLFRKRQMAVFFIFSMMLGVSLQITNGFANPFIASFESVAEYANTFGVQHANILISLSQVSETLCILLIPFFLRRYGIKTVVLIAMVAWILRFALFGIGNPGGGVWLLVLSMIVYGVAFDFFNISGSLFVDRETDPSIRSSAQALFFLMTSGVGATVGTLGAQAVVNTFCQWTDVETAGGVKTLLVGDWSTVWYLFAGYSLLVTVFFAILFPYKHKRGG; this comes from the coding sequence ATGAACCTGAAACTTCGCTTGATCATTATGAACTTCTTGCAGTTCGCTGTGTGGGGCACGTACCTCACCTCCATGTCGCGCTACCTCGGGCCTGCGGGCATGGGCGAACACATCGGACTTTTCTATTCCGTGCAAGGTCTCGTCTCCATCTTCATGCCCACGCTGTTCGGCATCCTGGCCGACCGCTACGTGCCGGCGCAACGCATGCTCGCTCTCTGCCACTTAGCCTCCGGACTCTTCATGGCCGCCGCGGGTGCCTATGGGCTCTCGGCCGGACCGTCCGTTGCCTTCGGAACCTTCTTTGCGCTCTACACACTGGGCGTAGCTTTCTACATGCCTACGCTGGCACTCTCCTACTCCGTGGCCTACAGCCTGCTTGAACAGGGTGGCTACGACACGGTACGCGACTTTCCGCCTATCCGCATTTTCGGCACCATCGGCTTCATCTGCTCCATGTGGGCGGTCGATCTGACGGGCTTCCAAACCTCCGCCATGCAGTTTGTCATCTGCGGTGCGCTGGGCACTCTGCTGGCTCACTATGCCTTCACGCTGCCCCATATACCCGTCAGCCGAAGCATGGAGCGCAAGTCGTTCGTCGAGGCCCTTGGGCTGAATGCCTTCCGACTCTTCCGCAAGCGTCAGATGGCCGTCTTCTTCATCTTCTCGATGATGTTAGGCGTCTCGTTGCAGATCACGAACGGCTTTGCCAACCCCTTCATCGCCTCCTTCGAGTCGGTGGCCGAATATGCCAACACCTTCGGCGTGCAGCACGCCAACATCCTCATCTCTCTCTCGCAGGTTTCCGAGACGCTCTGCATCCTGCTCATCCCCTTCTTCCTAAGGCGTTACGGCATTAAGACGGTCGTGCTGATTGCGATGGTGGCTTGGATCCTGCGCTTTGCCCTCTTCGGCATCGGCAATCCCGGCGGGGGCGTCTGGCTGCTCGTGCTGTCGATGATTGTCTACGGTGTGGCTTTTGACTTCTTCAATATCTCTGGCTCGCTCTTCGTCGATCGGGAGACGGATCCCTCGATTCGCTCCAGTGCGCAGGCCCTCTTTTTCCTGATGACCAGCGGCGTCGGCGCCACAGTGGGCACGCTCGGTGCACAGGCCGTGGTGAACACCTTCTGCCAATGGACGGACGTGGAGACGGCCGGCGGTGTCAAGACGCTCTTGGTGGGCGATTGGTCTACGGTGTGGTACCTCTTTGCGGGGTATTCGCTCCTCGTGACCGTCTTCTTCGCCATCCTTTTCCCTTATAAGCACAAGCGCGGGGGCTGA